CTTATTATTAAAGGGGGGATAAGCCCACCATATACATACAGAACCGTATGGATACACATTTTTGCATGgattttatgtttttctttttaatgGATACATAATTGTTAATTTGTGTTTTACTATTTGttcacttttttaattttggcCATAATAAATCAATTGACACAAagattaattatatttcttttgtaaataaagaaaaaatagcagaataataaaaataaaaaaaaataagattAATAAAATCGATAAAACTATGTATCTTTGTGGTTTCATTTTGGGTCTACGCTTTTTAGCCTCCATttaatattgataaaatGATTTCATAAATTCAGtggtatttttatttttattgtttgttttttttttaattttatccGGGGGGCCATTTCATTTGTCGTTTTgctaaaatatgtaaatgaAGATAATAAACAGATTGGCAAGCTTCAGGTCCATTGTTTACAACTAGACGAAAATCTCctaaattgttttttctcACAATTTCTGCAaccttttaaaaataatataaaaagagGAATGAATAAATCGTGTGCATATTTTATCTATCgggaaaatatatgaactgttcataatatataaataaatctaGCCAAATAAATGAcgtggaaaaaaaaaacatactGCCCACATTAGGTGACCAAGTATTTCTTTATGTTTTTCTTCGGCTTTACTAAGTCTTGTTAAACCATCTCGCATTTTGGGAATGACTAATATATGTACAGGTGCTTGAGGGTTGATATCGTTAAAAGCAAGAacctataaaaaatgaatgtaTGTCAATGTTTCAATTGTGTAATACATAATTGTaatgttttcattttttgtgtaatatatatatggtaTTTGGTGAGTTACCTTATCGTCTTCATATACGATATCTgcttttatttcctttctTACAATTTTTCctgaaaaaaagaaatgaaaaatatatattatgcatatattatagcTGCGCATGTTATGTGTAATATAAAACGCACCAAAAATCGAGTCCCCGTTTTCATCTTTCCCTGCAGCTGCAATTGCTCTCTCTTCTTCATCAGACATTTTCATAAGTTTTTTGTTGACTACGTTtctataaattaaaaaaataatttttacattaagtgtatatatgtatagtattaatatgaattatCCCAATATCATagacatattttttttgataagtTAAATGTGtgtaaaagaaataaattatattgacTGTTcgaaaaaagtatatttaaaatggATAGAAATAAACCAAAAATACATGAACAAATCATAATATTCTGAAAGGATATAtatgttcatatttttttattttatttaagtATTACGTAagatatttgtttttataaacaatattagtaaaacaattaaatgcagcgttttttatattattcccAATTAATCCAAAACCAGGTTTCATTAAATCTAGATATAAtactataaaaatatataaaacaataaagTGTGTTATTGTATATTCAAAGGTTAAAGGGAGCAGTTGCTTTTCAGtatatctatataataGTACATGAACatgcaatatatttatatggaTAATATTAACTATAGTGATAGAACTGCaaatcataataaaaaaggttTTATGCTTTCTATAaggtatttatattattttatattttgtgatTTTTCCAATT
The DNA window shown above is from Plasmodium berghei ANKA genome assembly, chromosome: 7 and carries:
- a CDS encoding histidine triad nucleotide-binding protein 1, putative encodes the protein MGLKLILAYLILYLDLMKPGFGLIGNNIKNAAFNCFTNIVYKNKYLTNVVNKKLMKMSDEEERAIAAAGKDENGDSIFGKIVRKEIKADIVYEDDKVLAFNDINPQAPVHILVIPKMRDGLTRLSKAEEKHKEILGHLMWAVAEIVRKNNLGDFRLVVNNGPEACQSVYYLHLHILAKRQMKWPPG